ACGCCTGGAGCTCTGTAAGAATGTTTGGTGGCACAGGTCAAAAATTGGGGATAAAGGACGGAGCCAATCGCAACAAAGTTCTCACGGCGATTTTTCAAATACTCTACGCTACCTAGGTAGCTTCAGAAGGTCAGAAGCATGCTTGTGCGACCTAGGTACTCTGTTGCACATAGATAGCACTAGCTTAGGCTAAAATACGCCGGGACCTGAACTGAAAGCAACCCATCCAATTTAGACCTTTAAGACGAATCATGCTCAGCAATATGCTAATATAACAAACATGGATATCAGTACAATAGGGCTGGGCCCTGTAGGGTTTTGTATATCATTTTCACATACTCGGGGCACCTAGCTCAACCGTTAACCGGTGACCTTGTAGATGGCCTCAGCCAGTCTCTTGACGTTGCCCGAGGTGATGCCGGCGACCGAGATACGACCGTCCTTGGTTGCATAAACAGAGTGCTATAGTCATGTCAATGAGTTGGGTCAGTTTAGCAATCCCATGGGTGCTTACCTCCTTGGCCAGAACTTCCATCTGCTCGGGCTTCAGGCCAGTGTAGGCAAACATGCCAATCTATCATAAATAAGCATTGATTCATTCTTGCAAACATGAAAAAACAGCTTTCTCACCTGGCTGGTGATGTGCGACCAGTCGTGCTTGCTGCCAAGGTCCTCAAGGTTCTTCTTGAGGAGAGCACGCATCTCAATGATACGGTCGGCCATGCCCTTGACCTCGCCCAGCCACTGCTGGTTGAGCTCAGGGTCATTCATGATGGTAGAGGCGATGCGAGCACCGTGAACGGGAGGGTTGGAGTAGAAGGGACGGATGAGGATCTTGATCTGCGAATCGactcgcttcttctcctcagcgGATTCGCAGACGAGAGAGAAAGCACCAACACGTTCGCCGTAGAGACCCTGGTGGTTCAGCATGGTCAGTCCCTGAAATGTTTCCATGAGGTTGAGCAGCCCGAGCTTACCATGTTCTTGGCGAAACTCTGGCACAGGGCAATGTTGTGACCCTCCTTGACGAAGTGTCTAGGGGCAAAAGCATCACGGTCCGCGTTACCACTGGCAAAGCCCTGGTAGGCCATATCGAAGAAAGCGAAGtggcccttctccttcatgaCATCGCTAATCTGGCGCCACTGATCCTGGGTGGGATCAACACCGGTGGGGTTGTGAGCACAGGCGTGCAAtaggatgatgctgttgttgggAGCGGCCTTGATGTCAGCGATGAGGCCCTCGAAGTCAAGGCCAATAGTGTCCTTGTTGTAGTAACGGTAGGACGCGACGTCCAATCCGGAGTCCTTGAAAACGGCGGCATGGTTGGCCCAGCTGGGAGTGGGAAGGTAGATCTTCTTAGCGTGAGGGTAGAAGCGCTGCAGGAAAGCACCTCCGATTCTCAGGGCACCGGTACCGGAAATGGTCTGAGTGATGACAAGACGGTCCTCCTTGATGACGGCGGAGTCGCTGCCATAGGCCAATTCCGCAGCAGCCTTGGTGAAGGAAGGAATACCAGTGATACCAGCGTATTCTTTGTCGAGACGCGACGCAACGACCTTGTCTTCGGCAGCACGAACCGAGGGCAGAACATATGGCTTGCCCTTGTCATCACCTACTCGTTCCGATTACAGAAAATCAGCCGTTGCACAGAACAATGGGTATCAATTAGCCATTTCTTAAACGCTTAAGCGATTTAGTCAAGAATAGTACGTACGGTAGGCACCAACACCAAggttgatcttctccttgaaggTATCGGCCTTGAATGCCTCGGTGATACCAAGGATCGCGTCCTGGAATCATGCCATCACGTTAACAATGGCCCACAGAGCGACTTTCCGGACAATAAATTGTATTACCGGAGGACCCTGAGGGACATTGGACCAGGCAGAGGCATGTCTAGCACCGATGACCACGGTGCGCATGCTCGCCTCACGCGAAGCAGCTTGGCGGCTGGCGACTCTGAGAGTGGACAACATTGCGGTGTCAAGGGCGCTAATCCAAagatcgaagatggagaacTAGAAGCTCAAGAGGACCTCGAGGGGGAAGTAgtggaagaaatcaaggagaaaagtaggaaagaagaagaagaaaaaaaaagtcgaAAAGGACACCGATTGGAGATCAATCCTAATAAGAGTCGAGAAGTAGCAGATCCGAGTCGGAGATGCAGCGGGTGAGTTGTGTATTTTTTTGACTCATGTGAATAACCATAGGGAAATTCCGGGGAGAAAAGCGACTGA
The Aspergillus fumigatus Af293 chromosome 4, whole genome shotgun sequence DNA segment above includes these coding regions:
- a CDS encoding aspartate aminotransferase — protein: MLSTLRVASRQAASREASMRTVVIGARHASAWSNVPQGPPDAILGITEAFKADTFKEKINLGVGAYRDDKGKPYVLPSVRAAEDKVVASRLDKEYAGITGIPSFTKAAAELAYGSDSAVIKEDRLVITQTISGTGALRIGGAFLQRFYPHAKKIYLPTPSWANHAAVFKDSGLDVASYRYYNKDTIGLDFEGLIADIKAAPNNSIILLHACAHNPTGVDPTQDQWRQISDVMKEKGHFAFFDMAYQGFASGNADRDAFAPRHFVKEGHNIALCQSFAKNMGLYGERVGAFSLVCESAEEKKRVDSQIKILIRPFYSNPPVHGARIASTIMNDPELNQQWLGEVKGMADRIIEMRALLKKNLEDLGSKHDWSHITSQIGMFAYTGLKPEQMEVLAKEHSVYATKDGRISVAGITSGNVKRLAEAIYKVTG